ATGACGGATACATCGAATCATTTAACGACCCTCTCCCATGAAGAATTACCTCGCGAAATGAGGGTAGTACAACTCCGCAACTTAGTTGAAACTCTACGGATTGCTGACGAAATCGCCGAAAAAGGTTACTTAATTACTAGTTCGGAATTAGCAGATTTAATGGATGTCCACGCTAGTGCTGTTACTAGTCGCGGTGATCAATGGCGCTGGCGTAACTGGATTGTTTCACGAGTCCGACGAGAAGGCAATCAAATTCTTTGGGAGTTGGAACGTGGTGATCATCTTAATGATGAAAATGATAGTTGATAGTGTTGTTTGTTGTTTGTTGCTAGAACCAGCAACTACCAACCCTCAACCACAACAATTAGTTATAATTCCTACCTCGCCACTGTCGTGGAGTGCGAAATGCTGATAAAAAGATTCGCATGACGGCTAAGGGATCAGCCAATGGGGAAAGCCAAAACAACCAACCGCCTCTGGTCTGAGTGCGATCATAACAGGGTGCGATCGCCAAAAGCATACCAAAGCGAACTATCAACAAAAATAGGTTCAGTCCCAGTAATAGGAGATGAGGAGATGGGGTGATAGGGTGATGGGGAACTCGGGGCCCCCACTCCCCCAAGGGAGTGGGGATTAAGGGCAATGGGAGGATGGAGAGATGGGGGGAAAACAATAAGTAACTGAGGATGATCAAAACAGGTAAAGCCTGAGTTGAACTTAGTACCCATAAATCAGTCCATAGCTGAGGACGGGAAGAAGCATCTTTTAAGTCAAGACTCCGACCCCATTCTTTCCAAGTCTCTATTGCTCCTTCATACATCCGCACTTTCAAGACTTTTGACCCATCTAAAAAGCCTACCTTAAAGCCGCAAGCGGCTATGTGTCGAGCTAAAGTAACATCATCGCAAAAAGAACTTTTGGCACTAGTATAACCATTAACAGCAGCTAAAACAGAACGACGGCATAAAAAGCATTGTCCATTAGCCATAACTCGTTCTGGTTGTTGCGTATTTATACCAGCAGGGTCGAATCTATAAAGTAATGTCATTAACAATGCTGGCTGTAGCCAGCACTCTCCTGGATACTTAAGAATGAATTGCGGCGAGAGAGAAACTAAATCATATCCTCCATTTACTGCCGTTTTTACCAAACCTGCAACTAAACCTGGTGATGGTTGAGTATCAGCATCCATACCCAAAAACCACTTGCTTGCTTCGCTAGAGTGTAAAAAGCCGTTGTGTAACGCCCAAGGACGTCCCACCCAAGTGGGGGGTAAAGGATCATCGGTAATTAAACGAAAGCGAGGGTCTTGTTTTTGTACAGCTTTCACTAAATCAGGAGTGTGATCCTGGGAATTACTATCTACAACAATCACTTCCCGGACTTCATAACTTTGACGACTCAAGCCTGCCAATAGGGGACTAATGCGCAGGGCTTCATTCAGGGTAGGAACCACTACACTCACACTACCTAAAAGGTCTGGTGTAGGGTTTTGTGGCGTAACAGGGGGTTGACGTAGAGGGCCTTTCAACAGACGTGACAACAGAATTGCTACTGCTGGTACTTGTATAAGTAGTAGAAAAAACGAAAAAGAACTTAGTATAGTCAACGAGTCTATCACTGTAAAAATACTGAGTTAATATAACGTGAGTTCGATTAATATTATCAGACTAAACAATTGAATAACTACTCTTGGTACTCTACCCTTAAGGACAGCAGAAACTAAAACATTTGTGTCAATAATAACTTTCATTCTCCGCGTCGGTAAGCTTCAATCTCTGCTGCTATTTCTGCTTCGGTAATATCTTGTACTCCTGGAAGTAACTGTGTTTTCTCAAATAAATCTCTCGGTTTTTTACTAATTTCCGCTCTTGGGTTATCCTCAGCTAAGATAATTATTTCTACTCGCTGTCCTGCCTGAAAAGGTAAATCAGATAATATCACTTGCTTTGGGTCTGTAATGGTGATGTATTTTTTGTAAACGTCCATAATTCCTCCATTAACTTTGCCTTTCTCTACTTGAGGAATCTCCAAAAAATAAAAGCAAGAGCCTTCCTTAAATATATTTTGGCCAAACCTAAGGATGAACGGCACAAAGACCATCAGAAGAAAGCGACTTAAAAGGCATTTTTCGCCCGAGGATTGACCTGAGGTGAAATCAGCCCCCGCCACCATTTGCCACCACGCAACACCTGAGATACTTGCTACTAAGGCTCGTACCCTCAAAACCAGCAGACTTTATTCTCCCGCCATGCCATGACTTCTTCGGCTGGCGGTGAGTAGTTTACTTAAGAGCAACTTTTACTGGAGCTATTTGTACTTTATTGCTAGCAGGTTCTACAGCAGCATCTATAGAAGTACTTTGAGTCTTCCACCATAAGACTACAGCTGGAACTGCACCTAAGAACAAACCTAGTAAGACGGGGATGGAAAAACCAGCCGCCAAACTCATGACTGTTGCAAAGCCAAAGTTACTTAAATAAACAATTAAAGGTAAATTAAGTTGCGATCGCTCTAATTTGATCGGTGTATTCCGCCACAATAATGCAGCTACCGTCATAAACACTGAGCCAGTACCAATCCAGCCAGCAAAGTTTTGATAAGGCATCCCAAAAAAAGCTCCTGGTTGCTGCCAATACCAAAAAGGTAGAGATGTTTGGCTCATTGCTGGATCAAGTACAAAGTCCCAAGAAGTCAGCAATAAAGCACCTAAAGCGATCGCGCCTAGATGACGCCACAAACTAGGTTTTTTCTCAACTTCTAAACCAGCACGTGCTAGTAGGTAAGCTACACAGCCTACATAAAACCAAGACAAAGGAATAGTAAAAGGTACTAAGCCCGCTATTTTATAACCCAAGCCACTTAAGTAGCTGTAATGACCGAAAGGAAAGCCAGTACTGGTTCCTAGTAATTCACTGCTTAAAGAAATCAAAACCGATGGCAGCAGAAACGAGAGCCACAAACCTAATCCTAATGTTCTACAAACATATAAGGAAACTGCTGCTGCTCCCAAAATCATATAAACTACGCCGCCTCCAGCCAAACTCCATTGCATGGCGGTTTGTCCAATTTCAGCTAAATTCAAAATTATTTCAGCGTGAGGAACGACCAGTAATATTCCTACCAGTCCAAACACCATTGATACAATATGACCAATCAGGCACACGCGCTCAGCGATAACAAGTTGTCTCATAATATTTCCTGAATCAAGATGTGACACGTGGCTACATAACTGCTAATAGTTTACAAATGTTTAAGAATATATATAACTTAATTTTGCTGAAAATCTTCTGTTAAATCGCTAAATTGTTTTTTAGCAGAGCATTATCGCCTATTGATTACAGACAAAACAAGTCAGAAAATTTAGTTATTGTTGCAGCTATTTAGCTTAAAAACAGCTTAAAAACGGGATTATTAAATAGCAAGCCTGTAAAAATAAAGTTCTTGAAATCAAGGGGTTGTTAACCCACGTAGATGGGTTTTGTATGTGTAGTCGCAACTTCTAGTGCAGGAGTGCAAGATTCCCGCACAGGCAATTCAATTGCCCACAAAGAGGGAATGAATATTTAACTCCTCCTACACCCCCACACCCAAACCACCCCTACACCCATTTTCAAGCTAGATATCAAGGATGAAGTGTGAAGTATGAAGTATGAAATTTTTTTATCCTTCAGCATAGCTGCCCTCTGCTCTCTGCCCTCTGCCTTACTAAAAGCATAAATCCCTGTGGCAATAACAACTCATCTTATGGCATTTTTGAAAAGACTTCCTTGGCTTTCTTTGATACTGCTGTTGCTTACGTACACTACCTTCGGCTGGGTACTATCAAGATCCAGAACTCAGCCTATACTATGGCTATTAGTTGCGATCGCTATTGTACTTTTTGTTGCTATCTTGACTATTCCTCTGTCAAAAATGGCTGACTATTCTGTAAGCTTATTTCGATCAAATCTAAAGTCATTTGGTATCGCTGTTTTGGGGGCTTTTTTGTTCTTTCTAATCATCGCCCGGTTTCGTCTATTTCTTGATACCTTAGTAATTATTGCTGCGACTATGTTGTTAAAAATAGACTTTCAAGCAGCAGGATTTAGCCAAGGACTAGCCTTTTGGCTCACAACAGCCCTTTCCTTTGCAGGTTTAGCCTTAGGTGTGTTAGCAGAAAAGTTGATGTTCCACTATAGTTTAATTCCTTAAAATTGGGGCGGGTAGCAACACCCGCCCCAACATTACTGATATTAAGATGCAGCAACAGCTTCACTAGCAGCAGGATAAACGCTGACTTTTTTACGGGTTTTACCCTTGCGTTCAAATGTTACGACACCATCAACTAGGGCAAATAGAGTGTCATCGCTACCAATGCCGACGTTATTGCCGGGGTGAAATTTAGTTCCACGCTGACGCACTAGAATATTACCTGCGCGAACAACTTGGCCACCATAGCGTTTTACACCCAGTCGTTGAGCATTTGAGTCACGACCGTTACGTGTACTACCTGTTCCTTTCTTATGAGCCATGATTTTCTCCAGTAGATATTGGTTAGTGGTTAGTGGTTAGTAGATAGTGGTTAGTGGTTAACAACTAACAACTAACTACTAACTATTAACTAATAACAAATTATTCCGCAGATTCTTGTGCAACCTCAGTTGTTGCCTCACTACTTACAGAAGTTTCTGCTTCTGAAGCAAGCACAGAACCATTGAGGCTAATAGAATTGATCATCAACCTAGTGATTTCTTGGCGATGTCCGCGTTTTTTGCGGGTTTTCTTTTTCGGTTTCATTTTATAAACTAGGACTTTACGACCCCGAAAGTGTCGCATTACTGTCCCTTCTACCTTTGCTCCTGCCACTAATGGCTGCCCAATTGTCACTTCACCATTGTGTTGCACTAGCAAGACTGATTCTATGCTAACTTTGTCATCTGCTTGGGCAGCAAGCAGTTCAATGTCATAAAAGCGGCCCGGTTCAACTCGTAATTGTTTACCGCCAGTTTCAATAATTGCGTAAGTCATGTAATTGTCCTTATGAGGTTGCCGTACAGGTAGCTGACTATGGTTTGAGAATAAACGCGATCGCTTGCGTTGTTGGAACTATATTTTGCCAGCTTTTGTAATGCGTCTACCTGATCCGAGCAGGAATTAGACAGACAATCTATCATTGTACTTGACAAAGTATATATTAGTCAAGCAAATTACCATATTTTAGGTAGATCACAAAGGGTTGTGTTTGAGAGCATTTGATAAAGCCTTTTTTAAACCCTACAGCACATATTCATACAGTAATTAATTGTTAACAGTTGATATTTGCAGGCAAGTTATTCTTATTGGTGAACAAAAAACGATAAGTAACAATTACAATCATCATTTGTAATTGTATTGATTAGTGTTTTGAGTGAAAGCTGTGAATTGCATCTATGCTTTCCCAAGAGGGAGCAAAAGATGGAATTGATAAAGAGCAAGCTTTCCATCCAGACTTTACTGCTACATTTAATAGATTACACGTACCCCCACGCTGCCCTACGGGCGTATAATGCCGACAGTAGCGACAAGCAGAAACACAAGATTTTAAAGTTGTCATAATCAATTGTTTGTGATTAAATAAGCATTCTCACCAGGGAGAAAAATTTCCCCATCAAGTATGGCAATTATTTCCCCAAAAACACATAAAATTTGTATTTTTTACTATAAAAAGTTTGCATTACTAAACATAAGTTTATGTATTAATTATTATAAGTTTTTTTGCTTACGTATACTTGGTGAAGTTGGTGTAAAAATACGAGAATTTACGGTTATCAATGATTAAGTATCAATACTTATAATTAGTAATTACCGATAATATTTATTAACTAACTAAACAAAATTATTAATTAGAAATTTTCGGTGTGGTAATAGGAAATAGGAAACAGTCAAATTCTACACCTGTTTTCCGTTTTCTGCTTCATTCTCTCATAGATAAATTAGATCTCTGGCAAAATTTATTGATGTTGAACACTAGGAAAGATATATGAAAAGAATTGAAGTTGAAAAAAGAACTATTTTAATTGGTTTAGCAGGTAGTCATGGATATGGTTTAAATCGTCCAGAATCAGACTATGATTATCGAGGAGTTTTTATTGCTCCCAAAAGATATTACTTAGGGTTTGACCAGATTGAACAAAAAGACAGTGGTTGGGATGAAGTAGGCATATTTTCATTTTTAGATGGAAATAAAGATACAGTCATTTATGAAATAAGAAAAATCATCCAGTTATTAGCGGGAGCAAATCCCAATGTTTTAGAATTACTATGGTTAAATGATTATCCAGTATTGACATCGGTAGGACAATACTTAATAAATCATAGAAAAATATTTTTAACTAAGAAGGTTAAGCATACTTATTCTGGATATGCTTTTGCCCAAATAAAAAAAATGGAAACTCATCGGAAATGGCTATTAAATCCACCAACTAAGAAACCAGTACCATCTGATTTTGGTATAGAAGATGAAGCACCACTGAACAAAGAAGAGTTAAATGCTTTTTTGGAGTATCTTTATAATTTAATTAAAGGCAAGATTGAATATTTAGAAGAAGCAGAAACATTATATAGATTATTAACAGCAGATATTGATTTTAAAGCCATATTAAAACAATATACATTGCCTAATGAAACTTTAGGATATACTCAAAAGTTAACTCATAGCCGCAAAGATTTTATTCGCCTACTTCAGAAAAGCCAAAGCTATCAAATTGCTTTAAGAGAGTGGAAAGCATATTTATCATGGCAAGAGAATAGAAATCCTGTGCGAGCAGAAATGGAAAGAAAGTCAGGTTTTGATCTCAAGCACGGAATGCATTGTATTAGATTATTACGTAGTGGACTAGAAATATTACGAACAGGAGAATTGATAGTAGACAGAAGAATTGCTGGGGATGTGAATGAATTAAAAGCAATTCTGAGAGGAGATTATTCTTATGAACAAGTAATGAAAATGGCTACTAATTTGATGACTGAGATCCAAAAAGTTGATGAAGAATCAATATTACCTGACAAACCTGATTTAGAGCAGGTTAACGAATTATGTATAAAATTAGTAGAAATGCAGGGGTGGGATGTTTAAGGGGGAAGGTTAAAGGGATTGAAAAATCTTTTACCCTAAAACATGCATTACTAACTTTAACAATTGCAAAAAAATTCAAATATAGATGACATTAATTTCTATTAAACAAGCACTGTAATATCCTTATTCTTAATCTTCATCAAGTTATGAATCGAATTATTAAGTTTGTAATAACACTTGTGTCAGCTTGTAGGGTAATGCCGGAAGTTTCTATCTAAATTGTGTATCCTGAAGACAACTGAGATTACGATAAAATGGAGGTCTAATGACTCCCAAAATCATGCGTCAGCTTTGGTCTGTAATTGAGACCACCCAAACAAAGACGCTATTACAATTAGATGATGCTAGCTTAGTACAGTGGTTGGTTAAGCAAACCAAAATGCAAGCTTTGCTAGATTGCCAAGAAACAGATTTTCTCTGTGACTACATTCAATCTCGCTTACCCCTCATCCGCGACCTTGCTAATGAACGTCAGTATTCATAAGGATAAGTCATTGGTCATCAGTCATTGGTCATGGTTAACAACTACTAACTATTAGCTCTTGACAAATGACAAACGACTGACGACAAAGGACTAAAAATTAATGACTTTTTGAGGTAAATATCCTTCTATTAAACAATCTGCTCCCACTACACGCACCTCTACACGTTCCAAAGACAATGCTTCAGTCATAGTGGTTAAACCCAAGTCACCGACGGGTGTAGGAGCATTGCTTCCACCAATTATTTTTGGAGCAATGAATGCTAAGATTTTCTGTACTGCTCCTTGAGCGATCGCATTAGCTGCTAGAGTTCCACCACATTCCCATAGCACGCTACAAAAACCGCGATCATATAAGTAAGCCATTACTTTTTCTGGTATCAGTGGTGATAATTCTATTACTTCTACTCCCTGCTTGAGCAGCATTTCCAGAGAAAGAGGATCTGCTCCTACATCTGTCAGCACCAAAGTAGGAGCCTCTTCAGTTTTCCATAGATTAGCTTGTGCTGGTAAATTCAGACTGCGACTCATGACTATCCGTAGGGGATTATGCGCTCCCTGTTGACGGCTTGTTAAATGTGGATTGTCCAGTCTGACCGTATTTCCACCAACAATTACAGCATCGCAGGCAGCACGTAATTGATGCACTACGCTACGAGCCTCCTGGTTAGTCACCCAAGCGCTATGACCAGTAGTCGTAGCTATTTTGCCATCTAAGGTCATAGCGTATTTTAATATGCCCAAAGGTCTTTTGTAGAGAATGCGATGGATAAAGCCTTCATTCAACTTCCGACAAGCTTCCTCTTCCACTCCAACTATTACTTCTATGCCCGCCGCCCGTAATTTAGCAATACCACCACCACCAACCAGGGGGTTAGGGTCAACCATACCGACTACTACCTTAGCCACTCCAGCAGCAATTAATGCTTCCGAACAAGGAGGAGTGCGTCCGTAGTGATTGCAAGGTTCCAGACTAACATAGATAGTTGCCCCACGAGCATTTGTACCTGCTGCTTTGAGTGCAAAAACTTCTGCGTGCGGTTCACCTGCACGGGGATGAAAGCCTTCTCCAATAATTTCACCATCTTTAACAATTACTGCCCCTACCATTGGATTTGGGGAAGTGCATCCCAAAGCGCGCCGGGCCAGTTCCAAACAGCGCTGCATCATTGCCCGATCAAACTCAGTTCCTACTTTTTGTTGGGGATGTGAATCTGATTTAATCACTGAATTTACTATAAGTACATTTTTTTAACTGCGATCAACTAGGGACTGGAAATCAATTAAAAACAGAAAATGATATATTTTCAATTTTTCTAGCCCTGTTCCAACTCTAGCTTTAATCCATCTTGCCAGAGGTTGCCAAAATTCCAGAAAAAATTAAGGGTGAGGATAACTTGGGATTGTAGTCTCAAATTATCTCCACCCTTCACTGTTTGCCTGATTGAAATCCAGGTGATCCACACTCCGCACACAGAAATTAAAAAACTGACTTTTAAACTTGTTTTTATGATTGTTGTTCTGCTAATTTCAGTTGCTGCCACCAACGATTTAGAGGAAAATAAACCACTGGCGCCCAAAGGCTACTAACTATAGCAGAGGCTAAGGCTACCTTTTGGTAATAACCCCAGATATCTGCTACATTGCGATCGCCCATAAAAATTAGTTGTAAAGCAAAGATTGTTTCTACCAAAACCGCCATACCAAAAACAATTAAGGCGATTGAAATAAAATCTTCTTGAATAAAACGCTGTTTTTGCAGCAAAGCTGTGAGACAGCCTACCACTGCTAAACTGAGGGCGTGAGTCGGATCTGGTGATGTCATTCCATCTTGAAGTAATCCCAAAACTACACCTGCTAATGCACCTTGGAAAGGTGTACGCTTTACACTCCAAGCTACTACCCAAATTAATAACCAATTAGGGCCTATCCCTAATAGTTCCATACCAGGAAGACGGGTAAGCAGCATCAGCAAGCAGAGGATTACAGAACCAAAAATCACAGCCCAATTTACCAGTAGTCGCAGGCGGGGATGCCAACGTGAAATGGGGTTAATTTTTATGATGGATTTTCGCGATCGCGATTTTGGCTTATTTTGCCTGCCACCCCGAAATGCAGGAATTTTCATTTTCTTATTAAATACTCATATTTAAAGTACACAAAAATATAGATATTAATTTTTATCTTTCATCCTACTCTACGAGAAGCCGAGTAAAGCGCGTCTACATCCTTCACCCTTATATTTGTGCTTATTGACCTGGTGATTGAGGATTCTCCTGTTGTTGATTTTCTGGCTTGGGATATACTGTCACCCAATCCAAAGAGCGAATTGAGGGAAACAGTTCTACTTTCGCTACAGAGGCTGGCAGTTTCTTTAAATCTAGAGACTTAATTCTTCCTATAGGCCAACCAGAGGGAAACTTTTGGCTATAGGTCGATGTGACAACTACATCTCCAGGCTTGACATTGGGAACTTTTTCATAAAACTCCAGTACTGCTTCTGCGGAAGCATCACCCCGTACAACTCCTTTGGCTCCGGTACGGCTGATATTTACACCTACCTTACTTTTTAGGTCACTAATTAACAACACACGGCTAGTATTAGGAGTCACACTTTCTACTAAACCGACTAGTCCGCCTTCAGCCTTGACTACAAACCCTTCGTGAATTCCTGCCAGACTACCCCGGTTGAGAATCACTTGTTGCCACCAGTTGTCGGCACTGCGCCCTACAACCCGTGCTGGGATTGGACGTAATGAAATGGACTCTTTTTCAACGTAACCCAACAACTGTTGCAGCTTTTTATTTTGGTTTTCTAATTCTGTTATTTGAGCTTCTAATTCTAATACACGAGCATCTTTCAACCGTTCCTCTGGATTTGTCCCTGGCTGTAAAATCTGGAACTGACTGGTAACGTCCTGATAAATTTCCAGTAACAGCGCTCCTTGAGTTTGTCTCAGTATCCAGGCTCCACCAACTATTAGAGACAGTATTCCAATGTGTAATCCTTTATGCTCCCACCAGCGACGTGCTGTAAACATATATACCTTTATTTAGTAGTGTAAATACTAACAAACTTGGATTATTTACAAACCCAATATCAGGAATTGCTTGTTCTTACTACATATTTCGGGAACGTCCACTGAAGACTCGTTCTAGCTGTTTGAAATTTTCCAACACTTGACCTGTTCCCAATACAACACAGCAGAGAGGATCGGCAGCGACGTGGGTGACAATTCCAGTTTCATGGCTAATTAGGATATCTAGTCCCTTCAGCAAAGCGCCGCCACCTGCTAGCATAATGCCCCTGT
Above is a genomic segment from Fischerella sp. JS2 containing:
- the ribD gene encoding bifunctional diaminohydroxyphosphoribosylaminopyrimidine deaminase/5-amino-6-(5-phosphoribosylamino)uracil reductase RibD, which codes for MIKSDSHPQQKVGTEFDRAMMQRCLELARRALGCTSPNPMVGAVIVKDGEIIGEGFHPRAGEPHAEVFALKAAGTNARGATIYVSLEPCNHYGRTPPCSEALIAAGVAKVVVGMVDPNPLVGGGGIAKLRAAGIEVIVGVEEEACRKLNEGFIHRILYKRPLGILKYAMTLDGKIATTTGHSAWVTNQEARSVVHQLRAACDAVIVGGNTVRLDNPHLTSRQQGAHNPLRIVMSRSLNLPAQANLWKTEEAPTLVLTDVGADPLSLEMLLKQGVEVIELSPLIPEKVMAYLYDRGFCSVLWECGGTLAANAIAQGAVQKILAFIAPKIIGGSNAPTPVGDLGLTTMTEALSLERVEVRVVGADCLIEGYLPQKVINF
- the mreD gene encoding rod shape-determining protein MreD; protein product: MKIPAFRGGRQNKPKSRSRKSIIKINPISRWHPRLRLLVNWAVIFGSVILCLLMLLTRLPGMELLGIGPNWLLIWVVAWSVKRTPFQGALAGVVLGLLQDGMTSPDPTHALSLAVVGCLTALLQKQRFIQEDFISIALIVFGMAVLVETIFALQLIFMGDRNVADIWGYYQKVALASAIVSSLWAPVVYFPLNRWWQQLKLAEQQS
- the mreC gene encoding rod shape-determining protein MreC, whose amino-acid sequence is MFTARRWWEHKGLHIGILSLIVGGAWILRQTQGALLLEIYQDVTSQFQILQPGTNPEERLKDARVLELEAQITELENQNKKLQQLLGYVEKESISLRPIPARVVGRSADNWWQQVILNRGSLAGIHEGFVVKAEGGLVGLVESVTPNTSRVLLISDLKSKVGVNISRTGAKGVVRGDASAEAVLEFYEKVPNVKPGDVVVTSTYSQKFPSGWPIGRIKSLDLKKLPASVAKVELFPSIRSLDWVTVYPKPENQQQENPQSPGQ
- the cruF gene encoding gamma-carotene 1'-hydroxylase CruF — protein: MRQLVIAERVCLIGHIVSMVFGLVGILLVVPHAEIILNLAEIGQTAMQWSLAGGGVVYMILGAAAVSLYVCRTLGLGLWLSFLLPSVLISLSSELLGTSTGFPFGHYSYLSGLGYKIAGLVPFTIPLSWFYVGCVAYLLARAGLEVEKKPSLWRHLGAIALGALLLTSWDFVLDPAMSQTSLPFWYWQQPGAFFGMPYQNFAGWIGTGSVFMTVAALLWRNTPIKLERSQLNLPLIVYLSNFGFATVMSLAAGFSIPVLLGLFLGAVPAVVLWWKTQSTSIDAAVEPASNKVQIAPVKVALK
- the cruG gene encoding 2'-O-glycosyltransferase CruG, with product MIDSLTILSSFSFFLLLIQVPAVAILLSRLLKGPLRQPPVTPQNPTPDLLGSVSVVVPTLNEALRISPLLAGLSRQSYEVREVIVVDSNSQDHTPDLVKAVQKQDPRFRLITDDPLPPTWVGRPWALHNGFLHSSEASKWFLGMDADTQPSPGLVAGLVKTAVNGGYDLVSLSPQFILKYPGECWLQPALLMTLLYRFDPAGINTQQPERVMANGQCFLCRRSVLAAVNGYTSAKSSFCDDVTLARHIAACGFKVGFLDGSKVLKVRMYEGAIETWKEWGRSLDLKDASSRPQLWTDLWVLSSTQALPVLIILSYLLFSPHLSILPLPLIPTPLGEWGPRVPHHPITPSPHLLLLGLNLFLLIVRFGMLLAIAPCYDRTQTRGGWLFWLSPLADPLAVMRIFLSAFRTPRQWRGRNYN
- the rplU gene encoding 50S ribosomal protein L21; protein product: MTYAIIETGGKQLRVEPGRFYDIELLAAQADDKVSIESVLLVQHNGEVTIGQPLVAGAKVEGTVMRHFRGRKVLVYKMKPKKKTRKKRGHRQEITRLMINSISLNGSVLASEAETSVSSEATTEVAQESAE
- the rpmA gene encoding 50S ribosomal protein L27 encodes the protein MAHKKGTGSTRNGRDSNAQRLGVKRYGGQVVRAGNILVRQRGTKFHPGNNVGIGSDDTLFALVDGVVTFERKGKTRKKVSVYPAASEAVAAS
- a CDS encoding nucleotidyltransferase domain-containing protein; its protein translation is MKRIEVEKRTILIGLAGSHGYGLNRPESDYDYRGVFIAPKRYYLGFDQIEQKDSGWDEVGIFSFLDGNKDTVIYEIRKIIQLLAGANPNVLELLWLNDYPVLTSVGQYLINHRKIFLTKKVKHTYSGYAFAQIKKMETHRKWLLNPPTKKPVPSDFGIEDEAPLNKEELNAFLEYLYNLIKGKIEYLEEAETLYRLLTADIDFKAILKQYTLPNETLGYTQKLTHSRKDFIRLLQKSQSYQIALREWKAYLSWQENRNPVRAEMERKSGFDLKHGMHCIRLLRSGLEILRTGELIVDRRIAGDVNELKAILRGDYSYEQVMKMATNLMTEIQKVDEESILPDKPDLEQVNELCIKLVEMQGWDV